The following are encoded together in the Brassica napus cultivar Da-Ae chromosome A9, Da-Ae, whole genome shotgun sequence genome:
- the LOC106368851 gene encoding pentatricopeptide repeat-containing protein At1g62680, mitochondrial-like, with the protein MKKSIAMTAKRLLHRNLLENPKPRAASPPHCGCWTRAFSSAIALRERLSRNRLRDISLDDAIDLFDDMVESRPFPSIIDFNRLLNAVAKLKKHDAVVSLGRKMETLGIRNDLYTFNILINCLCSCFQLSLALSLLGKMLKLGFEPDRVTLGSLVNGFCRKDRVNEAVYFVCKMVELGYRVDIVAYNTIIDSLCKSKRANEALSFFKGVERGGVRPNVVTYTSLVKGLCNSGRWRDAARLLSEMIKRKISPNVVTYSALVDAFVKNGKVLEAKELYEEMMRMCIDPDVVTYSSLINGLCVQGRIDEASEMFDLMVRRGCFPDVVSYNTLINGFCKSKRVEDGMRLFREMSQRGLVSSTVTYNTLIQGFFQAGDVDMAQEFFSQMDSFGLSPDIWTYNILLGGLCDNGELEKALVIFGDMQRREMDLDIITYTTIIRGMCEAGKVEDAWGLFCSLSLKGVKPDVVAYTTMMSGLCRKGLHCEIDALYTKMKGDGLMLNDGTLCIRDGDITVSAELIKEMLSRGNAPFWGCKKAVSLL; encoded by the coding sequence ATGAAGAAGTCGATTGCGATGACGGCGAAGAGATTGCTTCATCGGAACCTTctcgaaaaccctaaacccagaGCAGCATCTCCTCCGCATTGCGGCTGCTGGACACGAGCTTTCTCCAGCGCGATTGCTCTCCGCGAGAGGCTGAGCCGAAACCGTCTCCGCGACATCAGCCTAGACGACGCAATCGATTTGTTCGACGACATGGTCGAATCTCGCCCCTTCCCTTCGATCATCGATTTCAACAGATTGCTAAACGCCGTCGCCAAGCTGAAGAAGCACGACGCCGTCGTCTCTTTAGGGAGAAAGATGGAGACTTTAGGGATTCGAAATGATCTCTACACGTTTAATATATTGATTAACTGTTTGTGTAGCTGCTTTCAGCTCTCTCTTGCTTTGTCTCTTCTTGGGAAGATGTTGAAGCTTGGGTTTGAGCCTGATAGAGTCACGCTTGGCTCTCTTGTTAATGGGTTTTGTCGGAAGGATAGGGTTAATGAAGCTGTTTATTTCGTTTGTAAGATGGTTGAGTTGGGGTATAGAGTTGACATTGTTGCTTACAACACGATTATTGATAGTTTGTGCAAGAGTAAACGAGCTAATGAAGCTCTTAGTTTCTTCAAGGGAGTTGAAAGGGGAGGTGTGAGACCTAATGTTGTTACCTATACTTCTCTGGTAAAGGGTCTTTGTAATTCGGGTAGGTGGAGGGATGCGGCTCGGCTGTTGAGTGAGATGATCAAGAGGAAGATCAGTCCTAATGTGGTTACTTACAGCGCGTTGGTGGATGCGTTTGTGAAGAACGGGAAGGTTTTAGAGGCTAAAGAGCTTTATGAAGAGATGATGAGGATGTGTATAGATCCTGATGTTGTTACTTACAGCTCGTTGATCAATGGGCTTTGTGTGCAAGGTAGAATAGATGAGGCAAGTGAGATGTTTGATTTGATGGTAAGAAGAGGTTGTTTCCCTGATGTAGTGAGTTACAACACTCTTATTAATGGGTTTTGTAAGTCGAAGAGAGTAGAGGATGGGATGAGACTCTTCCGCGAGATGTCTCAAAGAGGATTAGTTAGCAGTACAGTCACTTACAACACTCTTATCCAAGGGTTTTTTCAAGCAGGGGATGTTGATATGGCTCAGGAATTTTTTAGTCAGATGGATTCTTTTGGTCTCTCTCCCGATATTTGGACGTACAACATTTTGTTAGGTGGTCTATGTGACAACGGGGAGCTAGAGAAAGCATTGGTGATATTTGGAGATATGCAAAGGAGAGAAATGGATCTTGATATTATCACATATACGACAATTATCCGAGGGATGTGCGAGGCTGGTAAGGTTGAAGACGCTTGGGGTTTATTCTGTAGCCTAAGCCTCAAAGGAGTGAAGCCTGATGTTGTAGCGTACACTACAATGATGTCAGGCTTGTGTAGGAAAGGCCTACACTGTGAAATAGATGCATTGTATACAAAGATGAAAGGAGATGGGCTTATGCTGAATGACGGCACACTATGTATTAGAGATGGTGACATAACTGTATCAGCCGAGCTTATTAAAGAAATGTTGAGCCGTGGCAATGCACCATTCTGGGGATGCAAAAAAGCTGTTTCTCTCTTGTAA
- the LOC106368849 gene encoding acid beta-fructofuranosidase 3, vacuolar-like produces the protein MISLFTTRSIIHNRTYVFIASNELMLIVRPGPLFYKGLYHFFYQYNINGAVWGDIAWGHAVSKDLIHWFHLPLAMVHDQWYDANGVWTGSATLLDDGSIVMLYTGSTDNFVQVQNLAYPEDPSDPLLLKWTKFSGNPVLVPPPGIGAKDFRDPTTAWKTLAGKWRITIGSKVNRTGTSLVYDTTDFKTYEKLDNQLHQVPDTGMWECIDFYPVSKTEINGLDTSVNGPDVKHILKASMDDTRIDHYAIGTYYDSNGTWIPDDPTFDVGKSTSLRYDYGKFYASKTFYDQNKRRRILWGWIGESDSEAADVQKGWSSVQSIPRTVVLDTKTGKNLVQWPVEEVKSLRLSSKKFDMKVKPETVVQVDVSSTAQLDIEAEFEINKEDLKKITGDESVEAEEDFSCETSGGSTVSGALGPFGFSVLTDESLSEQTTVYFYVTKGKDSKLKTFFCTDTLRSTMANDVVKSVYGSFVPVLKEEKLTMRILVDHSIIEGFGQGGRTCIT, from the exons ATGATTTCATTATTCACCACAAGATCCATAATACATAACAGAACTTATGTTTTCATCGCATCAAATGAACTAATGTTAATCGTGCGCCCAGGTCCATTGTTCTATAAGGGATTGTATCATTTCTTCTATCAATACAATATAAATGGAGCCGTCTGGGGTGACATTGCTTGGGGTCACGCCGTTTCAAAGGATCTTATACACTGGTTTCACTTGCCATTAGCCATGGTTCATGACCAGTGGTACGACGCTAACGGCGTCTGGACCGGTTCAGCCACTTTGCTCGATGATGGCTCCATTGTAATGCTCTACACCGGTTCCACCGACAACTTCGTACAg GTTCAAAATCTTGCCTATCCTGAAGATCCTAGTGACCCACTTTTGTTGAAATGGACCAAGTTCTCTGGCAACCCTGTTCTTGTACCGCCTCCAGGTATCGGAGCCAAGGACTTCCGTGACCCAACAACGGCTTGGAAGACATTGGCTGGAAAATGGCGGATTACAATCGGTTCCAAGGTCAACAGAACCGGAACATCTCTAGTCTATGATACTACCGATTTTAAAACATACGAGAAGCTAGATAACCAGTTGCACCAAGTCCCTGATACGGGAATGTGGGAGTGCATTGACTTTTACCCGGTGTCCAAGACTGAAATCAACGGGCTTGACACTTCTGTCAATGGTCCGGATGTGAAACATATCCTGAAGGCTAGCATGGACGATACTAGGATCGACCATTATGCCATTGGGACATATTATGATTCAAATGGAACATGGATCCCGGATGATCCGACTTTCGATGTTGGGAAAAGTACCAGTTTGAGATATGATTACGGGAAATTTTATGCGTCAAAAACGTTTTACGATCAGAATAAGAGACGAAGAATCTTGTGGGGTTGGATCGGTGAATCTGACAGTGAAGCTGCTGATGTACAAAAGGGTTGGTCTTCTGTTCAG AGCATCCCTAGAACTGTTGTCCTAGACACGAAGACGGGAAAGAACTTAGTCCAGTGGCCAGTTGAAGAAGTCAAATCTTTGAGACTGAGCAGCAAGAAGTTCGACATGAAGGTTAAACCAGAGACTGTGGTTCAGGTTGATGTAAGTTCCACGGCTCAGCTAGACATAGAGGCTGAGTTCGAGATCAACAAAGAAGATCTCAAAAAAATCACTGGAGATGAATCCGTGGAAGCTGAAGAAGATTTCAGCTGTGAAACAAGTGGAGGTTCAACTGTGAGTGGTGCTTTAGGGCCTTTTGGATTCTCTGTTCTTACCGATGAAAGCTTATCGGAACAAACTACGGTTTATTTCTATGTGACTAAGGGGAAAGATTCTAAACTCAAGACTTTCTTCTGTACTGACACCTTAAG GTCGACAATGGCAAACGATGTGGTTAAATCGGTATATGGAAGCTTCGTACCGGTCCTTAAAGAGGAGAAATTGACTATGAGAATCTTG GTGGATCATTCGATAATAGAAGGGTTCGGACAAGGTGGGAGAACATGTATTACGTGA